The sequence GTAAAGGTTATGCTCATCGACAACGCACTGTTTTCCTTGACCTCTTCGGGAAGAGTTACCTGCCTCACACTTTTCAAAGCATTGTTTAATGTCATGATCATTGCTTGGTATGTTAAGTCGTCAAGTCCCCACTGCCCATTCCGGTTGGCATAGTAAGTACTGTAAATTGTCTGAACAGCTGTGTTTATGTCTTCTATCTTGGGGACGTACTTTTTCTTTGAATTAATCCACCTTATGAGAATTGAAGTATCATAGTACTTCTTCAGGTAATCCATTTGCAACTTACTAGCAAGATAGGATTTTGCGTCATCGGAAATAGGTGCATCTATCGTAATTTCCCAGAGGAAGGACACTTTGACTTTGAAAGTTACCTTCACCCTGTCAGAAATGTTGCCTGAAAAGATGTCTGATCTGCTCTTGTCTGTTTCCCAATCCACTTTGACAAACGGTTCTATGTAACCATTTTCCCTTAGTTCAACTTCAATGGCTTCCAAAGTGAGCGGAATATCGTACATCAGTCTGGAGGGATTCATAGGCTTGCCACTTTTAATAACTGAGACAGACTCCAGAACAGATTCTTCAACGATTTTTGGTCCATCGAACGCGACTACAACATCCACTACGGGATACTCTTTTACCTGTATTGATAAAAGGTTAGACGATTCATCAAAAGAGTAGTAAACGTCGGAAAAATAGCCACTGCTCTTTACTCTTTCCAAAGCATCCCTGATTTCGGAATCGCTGATCTCTTTACCACGTTGAATGTTCAGCATCCCAAGAATTTCATTGTCTGAGATAACTCTGTTGTCAAGAATTGCTATTCTTGTGGGAATCATACCTGCTGCTACAAAAGCAGAGATCAGAACCAATGCAAAAATTACAAACAGTCTTCTAGTAGACATTCGATAAACCTCCCAGTGATATTTCTGCCTCTTGAAGAATACCTAGAATCATCTTCATTTTGACTGGAAAAGTGAAACAGTCGTTCCCCAAAGCTTCTCTAAACTGAGATGAAGAGAATGTGTAGCCATCTTCATCGAGGACTCTCTCTACTGTCCAGTCTACATCATCATTCATAGTAATTACAGCAAATAGAGTCGAAGGGATATCTCCCACAGGCTGACAATCAAAACTAGAGAGCAAGAAAGACGCAGTTATTTCCGTACCCGATCCCATTTTTGAGTCAATTAGGAATCTTCCTCCAGTAGCCTCCGCTGCAAATTTCAGCATTGGGAGTCCTAGTCCGAATTTCACTTTCTTTCTCTTCTCTGTAAAGAAGGGATCCAAAACAGCCTCAAGCAATTCAGAAGGAATTCCCTTACCCCAATCAAGTACTGAAAAAGAGAAACTACTTCCTCTCTTCTCCTGGATTCTTAGTTCAGCCTTCTTAGTTCCGGAATCTACTGCATTTTGAGCAATGTCAAGTATGTGATCGCATATTGTTCTCAGTCCCATATTATTTCCAACGCCTTTCCAAAAGAAAAAATCGCCGCCTGAAACTCTTTAAAACTCCTTGTATTCGCCGAAATGAACACAGTGGGTGCAATTACATTCAAACTGTGAGCATCGCTTGAATGAAGGATGTTTCTTGACTCAAAGCCTTTAGTTAAGGTCTTTCTAAAAGAGATCTCCATCGGTACCTCTCTATACTCCTCGGGGATAACTCCGAGCTGAGTTATAAGGCCCATCTTCCTGTCAACATGAGCCATAACTGATATCCCCCCGTTATCATGAACAGTTTCTAGAGTTTCTGAGATGCTCAGAGTAGTTGGTTGGCCAAGCCAGAATTCTTCCACTCCGGTAAAGGAATCATCATCATCGACGAACAACTGATAACCAGATATTTCTGGATCTACTGCAATATGCGGAAGCCTCTCCTTTCTAATCCAGTCAGAATAAGCCTCGGCCAGCGAAACCTCAGGAA comes from Mesotoga infera and encodes:
- a CDS encoding HAMP domain-containing histidine kinase is translated as MGLRTICDHILDIAQNAVDSGTKKAELRIQEKRGSSFSFSVLDWGKGIPSELLEAVLDPFFTEKRKKVKFGLGLPMLKFAAEATGGRFLIDSKMGSGTEITASFLLSSFDCQPVGDIPSTLFAVITMNDDVDWTVERVLDEDGYTFSSSQFREALGNDCFTFPVKMKMILGILQEAEISLGGLSNVY
- a CDS encoding PHP domain-containing protein, giving the protein MPFLCDFHIHSCLSPCADITMTPREIASVCVSKGIDWVSITDHNSAGNVRVFSRVLSRAGVSFIPGIEVHTVEDVHVLAYFPEVSLAEAYSDWIRKERLPHIAVDPEISGYQLFVDDDDSFTGVEEFWLGQPTTLSISETLETVHDNGGISVMAHVDRKMGLITQLGVIPEEYREVPMEISFRKTLTKGFESRNILHSSDAHSLNVIAPTVFISANTRSFKEFQAAIFSFGKALEIIWD